The following are encoded together in the Gasterosteus aculeatus chromosome 7, fGasAcu3.hap1.1, whole genome shotgun sequence genome:
- the sod1 gene encoding superoxide dismutase [Cu-Zn], whose amino-acid sequence MVVKAVCVLKGAGETTGTIYFEQESDKAAVKLTGEIKGLTPGEHGFHVHAFGDNTNGCISAGPHFNPHSKTHAGPNDEIRHVGDLGNVTAGGDNIAKIDITDKVITLTGQHSIIGRTMVIHEKADDLGKGGNEESLKTGNAGSRLACGVIGIAQ is encoded by the exons ATGGTTgtgaaagctgtgtgtgtgctgaaaggAGCAGGCGAGACCACTGGGACCATTTATTTTGAGCAGGAA AGCGATAAAGCGGCTGTGAAGCTGACTGGTGAAATCAAAGGCCTCACTCCTGGAGAGCATGGCTTCCATGTCCATGCTTTTGGAGACAATACAAACG GGTGCATTAGTGCGGGCCCTCACTTCAATCCCCATAGCAAGACTCACGCAGGCCCTAATGATGAAATCAGGCATGTTGGCGACTTGGGAAATGTGACTGCTGGAGGAGATAATATTGCCAAGATAGACATCACAGACAAGGTGATCACCCTCACTGGCCAGCATTCCATCATTGGCAGAACCATGGTG ATCCACGAGAAAGCAGACGACCTGGGAAAAGGTGGCAACGAAGAGAGTCTAAAGACAGGCAACGCTGGTAGTCGTCTGGCGTGTGGAGTCATTGGCATCGCCCAGTAA
- the scaf4a gene encoding SR-related and CTD-associated factor 4 isoform X2 gives MDAVNAFNHELFSLMDSKPPISRAKMISITKSAIKAMKLYKHVVQIVEKFIKKCKPEYKVAGLYVVDSIVRQSRHQFGSDKDVFGPRFTKNITGTFENLCLCPVHERSKIVRVLNLWQKNRVFKIEVIQPLLDMAAGSSSAAASCAGSDDPGSSPPPAKETVSGVTGNSTTTSSVQLQNADAFAAVAQLFQSTQGQQLQQMLQNFQQQPGMLDADAQPAVHASQTQAPNVTSGPPAVAQQPPLLSQAAQAAQAIQQKAAFDKKLLDRFDYDDEPEVGEETKKDESHASFMQQPPAFQQHFQQPGMLQDFSQVPLPPNGQLQAYGLQPGQSFPVMMPPLGHALPGQPLPSSTGPPGFPGLYPPPNAAQQQQDSIDMDHSSMRDGRHGRRSHSGSRSPKRRRSRSNSRTRRSRHRRSRSHSRDRRHHSPRPRSLERREREKERERRQKGLPAPKSETLSICSTTLWVGQLDKRTQQNDVASLLEEFGEIESINMIPPRGCAYILMINRQDAFKALQKLSRGSHKVNQKSIKIAWALNKGIKAEFKQYWDVELGVTYVPWSKIQEAQLEELKEGGILDVDTLSPEWSGVRKSLGLQEELTHNGRSELQQPEETQVPPLAAAAAPPTQVPAMQQPMVGVGSLQPPVFPGPMGMPPPSFPPGIPPPPFIRPGFNPMQMPPGYPPPGTMPLGPLPPPKGGVEDLSLDPMGLGNRKNDEIPEGPNIFNNQMGLMGNQLGGPPGSLPGAPPGNIQPPPGGLLGARPGIIPLQRPPVPPPPHMQRFPPPHGPRPPHHNMPPMPPQMIARGPHPQMMHHDPPPLKGGFGMMSPHNMRAPFPPHGQGPPPPGPPPFIRPGGPRGLEGPEETDGRPFRGDRPAFRDREPERDRDWDRDRERDRGFGGGRRPFGDGGRGGGGDRMEGRDRPGGWQEDGAGQRGGGWERDRDRDRDRDRERDRDRDRDRRDWRDKRNSLESDRERGRSDDGDRDRGRAEGGERGKVEGGSLDRGKRAEGKEGDRPRRSERRERTTRWDRDDRLADLENKERLQTPNATEQTPVTPLVTTETGKEPSAEASEKKADSELLTPEATTAAEERTPSVPSPSAQSEPTETKQEAAAEIGSLLLQP, from the exons ATGGATGCCGTTAACGCCTTTAACCACGAG TTATTCTCGCTGATGGACTCCAAGCCTCCGATCTCTCGGGCTAAGATGATCTCCATCACCAAATCGGCCATCAAAGCTATGAAA CTCTACAAACATGTGGTCCAAATTGTAGAGAAGTTCATCAAAAAG TGTAAGCCGGAGTACAAGGTAGCTGGCCTGTATGTGGTGGATTCCATTGTTCGGCAGTCGAGGCACCAGTTTGGATCCGACAAGGACGTGTTTGGCCCAAGGTTTACCAAAAATATTACAGGAACCTTTGAGAACCTCTGCCTTTGCCCAGTACATGAGAGG AGTAAGATTGTGCGGGTGTTGAATCTATGGCAAAAAAACAGGGTGTTCAAGATCGAGGTTATTCAGCCCCTCCTGGACATGGCAGCGGGCTCCAGCAGCGCCGCTGCATCCTGCGCAGGCTCAGATGACCCAG GTTCTTCCCCACCTCCCGCCAAAGAGACAGTTTCTGGGGTAACCGGAAACTCCACCACAACATCCTCTGTTCAGCTGCAAAACGCCGATGCCTTTGCCGCTGTGGCACAACTCTTCCAGTCCACGCAGggtcagcag CTTCAACAGATGCTCCAGAACTTTCAGCAGCAGCCCGGGATGCTGGACGCCGACGCTCAGCCTGCGGTCCATGCCAGTCAAACACAGGCTCCAAACGTTACCTCTGGTCCGCCCGCGGTCGCCCAGCAACCGCCTCTTCTCAGCCAAGCTGCCCAAGCTGCCCAAGCCATCCAGCAGAAAGCCGCCTTTGACAAG AAACTGCTGGACCGCTTTGACTATGATGATGAACCAGAAGTTGGAGAAGAAACAAAGAAGGATGAATCTCATGCCTCCTT TATGCAACAGCCTCCAGCCTTCCAACAGCACTTTCAACAGCCAGGGATGTTGCAAGACTTCTCACAG GTCCCTCTGCCTCCTAATGGCCAGCTGCAGGCTTATGGTTTACAGCCAGGACAAAGCTTCCCAGTTATGATGCCTCCTTTGGGTCACGCTTTGCCTGGGCAGCCCCTCCCCAGTTCTACTGGGCCTCCAGGCTTCCCAGGGCTGTACCCTCCCCCCAATGCAGCCCAGCAACAACAG GATTCAATTGATATGGACCATTCATCAATGAGGGATGGCAGACATGGCCGACGATCGCACTCAGGCTCCAG atcTCCAAAGCGAAGGAGGTCACGGTCTAATTCCCGTACGCGGCGGTCCAGGCACAGGCGATCGCGCTCCCACTCCAGAGACCGGCGACACCATTCCCCACGCCCTCGCTCGCTGGAgcgcagggagagggagaaggagcgaGAGCGGCGGCAGAAAGGCCTTCCAGCACCCAAGAGCGAGACACTCAGCA TTTGCAGTACGACTCTCTGGGTGGGCCAGCTGGACAAGCGAACGCAACAGAACGATGTTGCCTCCTTACTGGAAGAGTTTGGGGAAATAGAGTCTATAAAT ATGATTCCTCCACGTGGCTGTGCCTACATCCTCATGATAAATAGGCAGGATGCCTTCAAGGCTCTGCAGAAGCTCAGTAGAGGATCTCACAAAGTGAACCAGAAATCCATCAAG ATTGCGTGGGCCTTGAACAAGGGCATAAAGGCCGAGTTTAAACAGTACTGGGACGTGGAGCTGGGTGTGACCTACGTACCGTGGTCTAAAATCCAAGAGGCTCAGTTGGAAGAGCTCAAAGAAGGAGGCATCCTGGATGTAGACACCTTATCGCCAG AGTGGAGCGGAGTGAGGAAGTCTCTCGGCCTTCAGGAGGAACTGACCCACAACGGCCGCTCGGAGCTCCAGCAGCCGGAGGAAACACAAGTGCCACCTCTGGCTGCCGCGGCGGCTCCTCCTACACAG GTTCCTGCGATGCAGCAGCCGATGGTtggtgtgggttctctccagccCCCTGTTTTCCCCGGGCCCATGGGCATGCCTCCGCCTTCCTTCCCCCCGGgcatcccccctcctccgttCATCCGACCTGGCTTCAACCCCATGCAGATGCCTCCAG GTTACCCTCCCCCGGGGACCATGCCCCTcggcccccttcctccccccaaaGGTGGCGTTGAAGACCTGTCCCTGGACCCGATGGGTCTGGGCAACAGGAAAAATGACGAGATCCCAGAGGGTCCCAACATCTTCAACAACCAGATGGGACTCATGG GTAACCAGTTGGGTGGACCTCCAGGTTCCCTCCCCGGTGCTCCTCCTGGAAACATCCAACCCCCTCCTGGAGGTCTGCTTGGCGCACGGCCTGGTATAATTCCCCTCCAGCGTCCTCCGGTCCCCCCGCCACCGCACATGCAGCGTTTCCCCCCACCCCACGGGCCACGGCCCCCTCACCACAACATGCCACCTATGCCCCCACAGATGATTGCAAGAGGGCCCCACCCTCAAATGATGCACCACGACCCGCCTCCGCTTAAAGGAGGCTTTGGAATGATGTCTCCCCACAATATGAGGGCTCCCTTCCCTCCGCATGGGCAGGGCCCCCCTCCTCCGGGTCCTCCCCCTTTTATCAGACCGGGGGGGCCTCGCGGCCTGGAGGGGCCAGAAGAAACGGATGGTAGACCATTCAGGGGAGACAGGCCTGCGTTCAGGGACAGAGAGCCAGAGCGGGACAGGGACtgggacagggacagagagcggGACAGAGGTTTCGGAGGTGGAAGGCGTCCATTTGGCgacggagggaggggtggaggcgGGGACAGAATGGAAGGGAGGGACCGACCCGGAGGATGGCAAGAAGATGGAGCAGGTCAacgtgggggagggtgggagagggacCGCGAtcgggacagagacagagatcgGGAGAGAGACCGCGAtcgagacagagacagacgcGACTGGAGGGACAAGAGGAACAGTCTGGAGAGCGACAGGGAGCGGGGGAGGAGCGACGATGGGGATAGGGACCGAGggagggcagagggaggagaacggGGAAAGGTAGAAGGAGGGAGTCTAGACAGAGGGAAGAGAGCTGAGGGAAAAGAAGGGGACCGTCCGAGGCGGTCCGAGAGACGAGAGAGGACCACCCGCTGGGACAGGGACGATCGATTGGCGGACCTGGAAAACAAGGAAAGACTTCAGACCCCTAATGCAACAGAGCAAACGCCTGTGACTCCTCTTGTAACCACGGAAACGGGCAAAGAACCAAGTGCGGAGGCTTCTGAAAAGAAGGCTGATTCTGAACTTTTAACTCCAGAGGCCACAACCGCCGCAGAAGAGCGGACGCCTTCTGTGCCCTCGCCCTCAGCTCAAAGTGAGCCCACGGAAAcaaaacaggaagcagcagcagagatcGGCTCACTGCTCCTTCAGCCATAG
- the scaf4a gene encoding SR-related and CTD-associated factor 4 isoform X1: MDAVNAFNHELFSLMDSKPPISRAKMISITKSAIKAMKLYKHVVQIVEKFIKKCKPEYKVAGLYVVDSIVRQSRHQFGSDKDVFGPRFTKNITGTFENLCLCPVHERSKIVRVLNLWQKNRVFKIEVIQPLLDMAAGSSSAAASCAGSDDPGSSPPPAKETVSGVTGNSTTTSSVQLQNADAFAAVAQLFQSTQGQQLQQMLQNFQQQPGMLDADAQPAVHASQTQAPNVTSGPPAVAQQPPLLSQAAQAAQAIQQKAAFDKVEKLLDRFDYDDEPEVGEETKKDESHASFMQQPPAFQQHFQQPGMLQDFSQVPLPPNGQLQAYGLQPGQSFPVMMPPLGHALPGQPLPSSTGPPGFPGLYPPPNAAQQQQDSIDMDHSSMRDGRHGRRSHSGSRSPKRRRSRSNSRTRRSRHRRSRSHSRDRRHHSPRPRSLERREREKERERRQKGLPAPKSETLSICSTTLWVGQLDKRTQQNDVASLLEEFGEIESINMIPPRGCAYILMINRQDAFKALQKLSRGSHKVNQKSIKIAWALNKGIKAEFKQYWDVELGVTYVPWSKIQEAQLEELKEGGILDVDTLSPEWSGVRKSLGLQEELTHNGRSELQQPEETQVPPLAAAAAPPTQVPAMQQPMVGVGSLQPPVFPGPMGMPPPSFPPGIPPPPFIRPGFNPMQMPPGYPPPGTMPLGPLPPPKGGVEDLSLDPMGLGNRKNDEIPEGPNIFNNQMGLMGNQLGGPPGSLPGAPPGNIQPPPGGLLGARPGIIPLQRPPVPPPPHMQRFPPPHGPRPPHHNMPPMPPQMIARGPHPQMMHHDPPPLKGGFGMMSPHNMRAPFPPHGQGPPPPGPPPFIRPGGPRGLEGPEETDGRPFRGDRPAFRDREPERDRDWDRDRERDRGFGGGRRPFGDGGRGGGGDRMEGRDRPGGWQEDGAGQRGGGWERDRDRDRDRDRERDRDRDRDRRDWRDKRNSLESDRERGRSDDGDRDRGRAEGGERGKVEGGSLDRGKRAEGKEGDRPRRSERRERTTRWDRDDRLADLENKERLQTPNATEQTPVTPLVTTETGKEPSAEASEKKADSELLTPEATTAAEERTPSVPSPSAQSEPTETKQEAAAEIGSLLLQP; encoded by the exons ATGGATGCCGTTAACGCCTTTAACCACGAG TTATTCTCGCTGATGGACTCCAAGCCTCCGATCTCTCGGGCTAAGATGATCTCCATCACCAAATCGGCCATCAAAGCTATGAAA CTCTACAAACATGTGGTCCAAATTGTAGAGAAGTTCATCAAAAAG TGTAAGCCGGAGTACAAGGTAGCTGGCCTGTATGTGGTGGATTCCATTGTTCGGCAGTCGAGGCACCAGTTTGGATCCGACAAGGACGTGTTTGGCCCAAGGTTTACCAAAAATATTACAGGAACCTTTGAGAACCTCTGCCTTTGCCCAGTACATGAGAGG AGTAAGATTGTGCGGGTGTTGAATCTATGGCAAAAAAACAGGGTGTTCAAGATCGAGGTTATTCAGCCCCTCCTGGACATGGCAGCGGGCTCCAGCAGCGCCGCTGCATCCTGCGCAGGCTCAGATGACCCAG GTTCTTCCCCACCTCCCGCCAAAGAGACAGTTTCTGGGGTAACCGGAAACTCCACCACAACATCCTCTGTTCAGCTGCAAAACGCCGATGCCTTTGCCGCTGTGGCACAACTCTTCCAGTCCACGCAGggtcagcag CTTCAACAGATGCTCCAGAACTTTCAGCAGCAGCCCGGGATGCTGGACGCCGACGCTCAGCCTGCGGTCCATGCCAGTCAAACACAGGCTCCAAACGTTACCTCTGGTCCGCCCGCGGTCGCCCAGCAACCGCCTCTTCTCAGCCAAGCTGCCCAAGCTGCCCAAGCCATCCAGCAGAAAGCCGCCTTTGACAAGGTTGAA AAACTGCTGGACCGCTTTGACTATGATGATGAACCAGAAGTTGGAGAAGAAACAAAGAAGGATGAATCTCATGCCTCCTT TATGCAACAGCCTCCAGCCTTCCAACAGCACTTTCAACAGCCAGGGATGTTGCAAGACTTCTCACAG GTCCCTCTGCCTCCTAATGGCCAGCTGCAGGCTTATGGTTTACAGCCAGGACAAAGCTTCCCAGTTATGATGCCTCCTTTGGGTCACGCTTTGCCTGGGCAGCCCCTCCCCAGTTCTACTGGGCCTCCAGGCTTCCCAGGGCTGTACCCTCCCCCCAATGCAGCCCAGCAACAACAG GATTCAATTGATATGGACCATTCATCAATGAGGGATGGCAGACATGGCCGACGATCGCACTCAGGCTCCAG atcTCCAAAGCGAAGGAGGTCACGGTCTAATTCCCGTACGCGGCGGTCCAGGCACAGGCGATCGCGCTCCCACTCCAGAGACCGGCGACACCATTCCCCACGCCCTCGCTCGCTGGAgcgcagggagagggagaaggagcgaGAGCGGCGGCAGAAAGGCCTTCCAGCACCCAAGAGCGAGACACTCAGCA TTTGCAGTACGACTCTCTGGGTGGGCCAGCTGGACAAGCGAACGCAACAGAACGATGTTGCCTCCTTACTGGAAGAGTTTGGGGAAATAGAGTCTATAAAT ATGATTCCTCCACGTGGCTGTGCCTACATCCTCATGATAAATAGGCAGGATGCCTTCAAGGCTCTGCAGAAGCTCAGTAGAGGATCTCACAAAGTGAACCAGAAATCCATCAAG ATTGCGTGGGCCTTGAACAAGGGCATAAAGGCCGAGTTTAAACAGTACTGGGACGTGGAGCTGGGTGTGACCTACGTACCGTGGTCTAAAATCCAAGAGGCTCAGTTGGAAGAGCTCAAAGAAGGAGGCATCCTGGATGTAGACACCTTATCGCCAG AGTGGAGCGGAGTGAGGAAGTCTCTCGGCCTTCAGGAGGAACTGACCCACAACGGCCGCTCGGAGCTCCAGCAGCCGGAGGAAACACAAGTGCCACCTCTGGCTGCCGCGGCGGCTCCTCCTACACAG GTTCCTGCGATGCAGCAGCCGATGGTtggtgtgggttctctccagccCCCTGTTTTCCCCGGGCCCATGGGCATGCCTCCGCCTTCCTTCCCCCCGGgcatcccccctcctccgttCATCCGACCTGGCTTCAACCCCATGCAGATGCCTCCAG GTTACCCTCCCCCGGGGACCATGCCCCTcggcccccttcctccccccaaaGGTGGCGTTGAAGACCTGTCCCTGGACCCGATGGGTCTGGGCAACAGGAAAAATGACGAGATCCCAGAGGGTCCCAACATCTTCAACAACCAGATGGGACTCATGG GTAACCAGTTGGGTGGACCTCCAGGTTCCCTCCCCGGTGCTCCTCCTGGAAACATCCAACCCCCTCCTGGAGGTCTGCTTGGCGCACGGCCTGGTATAATTCCCCTCCAGCGTCCTCCGGTCCCCCCGCCACCGCACATGCAGCGTTTCCCCCCACCCCACGGGCCACGGCCCCCTCACCACAACATGCCACCTATGCCCCCACAGATGATTGCAAGAGGGCCCCACCCTCAAATGATGCACCACGACCCGCCTCCGCTTAAAGGAGGCTTTGGAATGATGTCTCCCCACAATATGAGGGCTCCCTTCCCTCCGCATGGGCAGGGCCCCCCTCCTCCGGGTCCTCCCCCTTTTATCAGACCGGGGGGGCCTCGCGGCCTGGAGGGGCCAGAAGAAACGGATGGTAGACCATTCAGGGGAGACAGGCCTGCGTTCAGGGACAGAGAGCCAGAGCGGGACAGGGACtgggacagggacagagagcggGACAGAGGTTTCGGAGGTGGAAGGCGTCCATTTGGCgacggagggaggggtggaggcgGGGACAGAATGGAAGGGAGGGACCGACCCGGAGGATGGCAAGAAGATGGAGCAGGTCAacgtgggggagggtgggagagggacCGCGAtcgggacagagacagagatcgGGAGAGAGACCGCGAtcgagacagagacagacgcGACTGGAGGGACAAGAGGAACAGTCTGGAGAGCGACAGGGAGCGGGGGAGGAGCGACGATGGGGATAGGGACCGAGggagggcagagggaggagaacggGGAAAGGTAGAAGGAGGGAGTCTAGACAGAGGGAAGAGAGCTGAGGGAAAAGAAGGGGACCGTCCGAGGCGGTCCGAGAGACGAGAGAGGACCACCCGCTGGGACAGGGACGATCGATTGGCGGACCTGGAAAACAAGGAAAGACTTCAGACCCCTAATGCAACAGAGCAAACGCCTGTGACTCCTCTTGTAACCACGGAAACGGGCAAAGAACCAAGTGCGGAGGCTTCTGAAAAGAAGGCTGATTCTGAACTTTTAACTCCAGAGGCCACAACCGCCGCAGAAGAGCGGACGCCTTCTGTGCCCTCGCCCTCAGCTCAAAGTGAGCCCACGGAAAcaaaacaggaagcagcagcagagatcGGCTCACTGCTCCTTCAGCCATAG